A DNA window from Arachis duranensis cultivar V14167 chromosome 3, aradu.V14167.gnm2.J7QH, whole genome shotgun sequence contains the following coding sequences:
- the LOC107479719 gene encoding calcineurin B-like protein 7, translated as MSIIMSCFCFRKGNPAKTNHDQFVILASETSFTVNEVEALLDLYRKLSGTVIGDGLIHKEEFQFALLRNISKQNLFVDRVFDMFDIKRNGVIEFTEFVRSLSIFHPNTSPEKKIEFAFRLFDLRQSGYIGHNELKEMVLATLTESDVTVPDDIVESIVGKTMREADSNGDGKIDGKEWKEYVRKNPSLLKMMTLPYLKDITLAFPSFVLRTEVEHC; from the exons ATGTCCATTATCATGAGTTGCTTTTGCTTTAGAAAAGGTAACCCCGCCAAGACTAATCATGACCAATTCGTCATTCTTGCTTCCGAGACATCCT TTACTGTGAATGAGGTTGAGGCTTTACTTGATTTGTACAGAAAGCTAAGTGGTACGGTTATTGGTGATGGTTTAATTCACAAG GAGGAGTTCCAGTTTGCACTTCTTAGAAATATTAGTAAGCAGAATCTATTTGTAGACAGG GTATTTGATATGTTTGATATTAAGCGAAACGGGGTTATCGAGTTCACCGAGTTCGTTCGGTCTCTGAGCATCTTTCATCCTAATACTTCACCAGAGAAGAAAATTGAAT TTGCATTTAGATTGTTTGACCTTAGACAAAGTGGATACATTGGACACAACGAG TTGAAGGAGATGGTCTTGGCAACTCTGACTGAATCAGATGTTACTGTTCCAGATGATATTGTTGAATCAATTGTGGGAAAG ACAATGAGGGAAGCTGACTCAAATGGAGATGGGAAGATTGATGGTAAAGAGTGGAAAGAATATGTGAGGAAAAATCCCTCTCTTCTGAAGATGATGACTCTGCCATATCTAAA GGATATAACTCTGGCATTTCCTAGCTTTGTTTTGCGCACTGAAGTGGAACACTGCTAA